In Spirochaetota bacterium, one DNA window encodes the following:
- a CDS encoding HD domain-containing protein, protein MHDKTVKLNDIIKLSAELNTVQDLDILLDRILTEARKILNADAGSIQIKEGDELVFTSHVQTESIERKLKPGEKLIYTTFKTKINRSSISGYAALTGEIINIKDAYTLPADAPYRFDPTNDRKSGYRTKSMLTIPLKNNLNAVLGVMQIINSLNPDDNRDCFDETTGFCGSFDSADEMIALHFANMASIILQRAQMTRALILRMINMAELRDPKETGAHVNRVASYAVELYERWAYQKQVPRDEVFRKKDILRMAAMLHDVGKVAVSDLILKKPSKFTPEEYEIMKSHSVLGARLFKLRQSEFDEMAAEVALTHHENWDGTGYPGKIDVETGEPIEKRPDGTAVALKGEEIPIFGRIVALADVFDALSSKRVYKEAWDHVTVMNEIRFMSGKKFDPELVDIFFDCIDVIRNIMERYPDAD, encoded by the coding sequence ATGCACGATAAAACGGTTAAGCTGAACGACATCATCAAGCTCAGCGCGGAGCTCAATACCGTGCAGGATTTGGACATACTTCTCGACAGGATCCTTACCGAAGCGCGGAAGATCCTGAACGCCGACGCGGGGTCCATCCAGATCAAGGAAGGGGACGAGCTGGTCTTCACCAGCCACGTGCAGACGGAGTCCATCGAGCGTAAGCTCAAACCCGGGGAAAAGCTGATCTACACGACCTTCAAGACGAAGATCAACAGGAGCTCCATCTCCGGGTACGCGGCCCTCACCGGCGAGATCATCAACATCAAGGACGCCTACACTCTTCCCGCGGACGCCCCGTACCGGTTCGACCCGACCAACGACCGGAAATCGGGATACCGCACCAAGTCGATGCTCACCATCCCTTTGAAGAACAACCTGAACGCGGTCCTCGGCGTGATGCAGATCATCAATTCGCTTAACCCCGATGACAACAGGGATTGCTTCGATGAAACCACCGGATTCTGCGGATCCTTCGATTCGGCAGACGAGATGATAGCGCTCCACTTCGCCAACATGGCCAGCATTATTTTACAGAGGGCGCAGATGACCCGCGCCCTCATCCTCAGGATGATAAACATGGCCGAGCTCCGGGACCCGAAGGAAACCGGCGCCCATGTCAACCGCGTCGCCTCCTACGCGGTGGAGCTGTACGAGCGATGGGCCTACCAGAAGCAGGTCCCCCGCGACGAGGTTTTCCGGAAAAAAGACATCCTCCGCATGGCGGCCATGCTTCACGACGTCGGCAAGGTCGCGGTATCGGACCTGATTCTAAAGAAGCCCTCGAAGTTCACGCCGGAGGAATATGAGATCATGAAGTCCCACTCCGTTCTGGGGGCGCGGCTCTTCAAGCTGCGCCAGTCGGAGTTCGACGAAATGGCGGCCGAGGTCGCCCTGACCCACCACGAAAACTGGGACGGCACCGGTTATCCGGGGAAAATCGACGTGGAAACGGGAGAGCCCATCGAAAAAAGGCCTGACGGTACGGCGGTCGCCCTCAAAGGGGAGGAAATACCGATTTTCGGAAGAATCGTGGCGCTGGCGGACGTGTTTGACGCTCTCTCGTCCAAAAGGGTCTACAAAGAGGCGTGGGACCATGTTACGGTCATGAATGAGATCCGTTTCATGTCGGGAAAAAAATTCGACCCGGAGCTCGTGGATATTTTCTTCGACTGCATCGACGTCATCCGCAACATCATGGAGCGCTATCCCGACGCGGATTGA
- a CDS encoding P-II family nitrogen regulator codes for MKLIIAVVQPEKLTDVKQALTEAKVGKMTVSNVIGCGSQGGYTETYRGAETEVTLLDKVRFEIAVNDDFVKPTVDAIVKGARTGNIGDGKIFVVPLEECIRVRTGESGSDAIG; via the coding sequence ATGAAACTCATAATAGCAGTGGTCCAGCCCGAGAAGCTGACCGACGTAAAGCAGGCTCTCACCGAAGCAAAAGTCGGCAAGATGACCGTTTCCAACGTCATCGGGTGCGGCTCCCAGGGAGGCTATACCGAAACATACCGGGGCGCTGAAACCGAGGTGACCCTCCTTGACAAGGTGCGCTTCGAGATCGCGGTCAACGATGACTTCGTGAAGCCGACGGTCGACGCCATCGTGAAGGGGGCGCGGACCGGGAACATCGGTGACGGGAAGATTTTCGTCGTTCCCCTCGAGGAGTGCATCAGGGTCAGGACCGGTGAATCCGGCAGCGACGCCATCGGATAG
- a CDS encoding NCS2 family permease, with amino-acid sequence MLETIKRYFRFQELNTDFRHEAMGGLTTFITMAYIIIVNPKILEAAGIPFGPSMVATIISAFFGTMLMGIYARRPFAVAPYMGQNAFIAFTVVKVMGFSWQTALGAIFIGGMLFTALTLFRVRSWLANLIPMNLKIAFAVGIGLFLTFIGLNESHIVSIGVPGAPVNIGKLSHPEPLLAIVTVLIIAFLMIRRIKGSMLIGIMGITGAALLLQWLVPGIVPEGAKLVQVPEALVSLPPSLGPVFLQLDILGALSWGFFSVILTVFVMDFVDTMGTLIGLSYRAKLLDEKGELPEIEKPMLCDALATTVGALLGTTTTGAYIESAAGIEEGAKSGFASVITALLFLSALFFAPLFSVIPSFAFGPALIIVGMLMISPVASVNFEDLSELFPAFITITLMCFTYNLGIGMTAGFVSYPIIKLFAGKIREVNAGMWVLFVFSLAFFIFYPY; translated from the coding sequence ATGTTAGAGACGATCAAGCGCTACTTCAGATTCCAGGAACTCAACACCGATTTCAGGCACGAGGCCATGGGGGGCCTCACGACCTTCATCACCATGGCCTACATCATCATCGTGAACCCGAAAATACTGGAAGCGGCCGGCATCCCCTTCGGCCCCTCCATGGTGGCCACCATCATATCCGCCTTTTTCGGCACCATGCTGATGGGCATCTACGCCAGGCGGCCCTTCGCGGTGGCCCCCTACATGGGGCAGAACGCCTTCATCGCCTTCACCGTGGTCAAGGTGATGGGCTTTTCCTGGCAGACGGCCCTGGGCGCCATTTTCATCGGCGGCATGCTTTTCACGGCCCTTACGCTTTTCAGGGTCCGCTCCTGGCTCGCGAACCTTATTCCCATGAACCTGAAGATAGCCTTTGCCGTGGGGATCGGTCTATTCCTCACCTTCATCGGCCTGAACGAGTCGCACATCGTCTCCATCGGCGTGCCCGGCGCGCCGGTGAACATCGGCAAGCTGTCGCACCCTGAGCCGCTCCTAGCCATCGTCACGGTCCTGATCATCGCCTTCCTGATGATCCGCAGAATCAAGGGATCGATGCTCATCGGCATCATGGGCATCACCGGCGCCGCCCTGCTGCTCCAGTGGCTCGTCCCGGGCATCGTCCCGGAGGGCGCGAAGCTGGTCCAGGTGCCGGAAGCCCTGGTGAGCCTTCCCCCGAGTCTCGGGCCGGTCTTCCTCCAGCTCGACATCCTGGGAGCCCTCTCCTGGGGGTTCTTCTCGGTCATACTGACCGTGTTCGTCATGGATTTCGTCGATACCATGGGGACACTCATCGGCCTGTCGTACCGGGCGAAGCTTCTTGACGAAAAGGGAGAGCTCCCGGAGATCGAGAAGCCGATGCTCTGCGACGCTCTGGCCACCACCGTGGGGGCGCTCCTCGGCACCACCACCACCGGGGCCTACATCGAGTCAGCCGCCGGCATCGAGGAGGGGGCCAAGTCCGGCTTCGCCTCGGTCATTACGGCGTTGCTGTTTCTCTCGGCGCTCTTCTTCGCGCCCCTCTTCTCGGTGATACCGTCCTTCGCCTTCGGCCCGGCCCTGATCATCGTGGGCATGCTCATGATCTCGCCGGTGGCGAGCGTCAACTTCGAGGACCTGTCGGAGCTCTTCCCCGCTTTCATCACCATCACCCTGATGTGCTTCACCTACAACCTGGGGATCGGCATGACCGCGGGGTTCGTTTCCTACCCGATCATCAAGCTCTTCGCCGGGAAAATCCGCGAGGTGAACGCCGGGATGTGGGTGCTCTTCGTTTTTTCACTGGCGTTTTTCATATTTTATCCTTACTGA
- a CDS encoding Crp/Fnr family transcriptional regulator, with amino-acid sequence MSKLVKYFGVNIKKGDFIFHEGDPAEVMYMIHKGKVQISKGIGTFDEKIRILGEGEFIGEMAVINSMPRSANALAVEDCILIKMDRESFHKTVQKNHEFSVSVIQLLSDRLRETDEMLMVYAKNDRVQRLYAEVMAEMVIAGKRDGSGQWCLLNKEAFVKKAVERLRWERNSILSIIAELIAMDRLKLKKDKSGSEWIAFNTERDSFLR; translated from the coding sequence ATGAGCAAACTGGTTAAATACTTCGGGGTAAACATAAAGAAGGGCGATTTCATATTTCACGAGGGCGACCCCGCAGAGGTCATGTACATGATCCACAAGGGGAAGGTGCAGATCAGCAAAGGGATCGGCACGTTCGATGAAAAGATACGGATCCTGGGAGAGGGGGAGTTTATCGGCGAGATGGCCGTCATCAATTCCATGCCCCGTTCGGCCAACGCCCTTGCCGTCGAGGACTGCATTCTCATCAAGATGGACCGCGAATCGTTTCACAAGACCGTTCAAAAGAACCACGAATTTTCCGTGAGCGTCATCCAGCTCCTTTCCGACCGCCTGCGGGAAACCGACGAGATGCTGATGGTCTACGCGAAGAACGACCGTGTCCAGAGGCTCTACGCCGAGGTCATGGCCGAGATGGTGATCGCCGGCAAGAGAGACGGCTCCGGGCAGTGGTGCCTTCTGAACAAGGAGGCCTTCGTGAAGAAGGCCGTGGAGCGCCTCAGGTGGGAGCGGAACAGCATCCTCTCCATCATTGCGGAGCTGATCGCCATGGACAGGCTCAAGCTCAAGAAGGATAAAAGCGGGTCGGAATGGATCGCCTTCAACACCGAGAGGGATTCATTTTTAAGGTGA
- a CDS encoding sigma 54-interacting transcriptional regulator → MKGGAGVPIEICKDESREMRELTLLYEISGALNGTFELRTVLDHVLSMMAERMDMLRGTFTILNRKTGEIVIDEAYGLTPDERAKGRYSVGEGVTGRVVETGLPAVVPRISDEPQFLDRTGSRRSLDKEDIAFICVPIKTGNEVIGALSVDRLFNETVSLEEDVRLLTIISSVIAQAVRLRQLAQEELEKLREENRRLHDELKTANRPDSIIGNARSMLEVYSLVERVRDTKTTVLILGESGVGKEKVAQAIHYGSNRADRPFVAVNCAALSESLIESELFGYERGAFTGAVASRKGRFELADGGTLFLDEMGDLPYLMQIKLLRVIQERAFERIGGTATITVDVRIIAATNRDLESLVQEGKFREDLFYRLNVFPIVVPPLRERTSDIMLLSDHFVERYAAHHGKKVTRISTPAIDMLMSYHWPGNVRELENCIERAVILTTDGVIHSYHLPPSLQSADAAEKSGKGTLKDMVSTIEREVIVEELKRSKGNMSKAARALGITERIMGLRVEKFGIDLKRLKQ, encoded by the coding sequence ATGAAGGGAGGTGCCGGGGTGCCGATCGAGATTTGCAAAGATGAATCGCGGGAAATGCGCGAATTGACCCTGTTATATGAAATCAGCGGCGCCCTGAACGGCACCTTCGAGCTGCGCACCGTTCTGGATCACGTGCTGTCGATGATGGCCGAGCGGATGGATATGCTCCGCGGCACCTTCACCATCCTCAACAGAAAGACCGGCGAGATCGTCATAGACGAGGCCTACGGCCTCACGCCGGACGAACGGGCCAAGGGTCGATACAGCGTCGGGGAGGGCGTCACCGGGAGGGTGGTGGAGACCGGTCTTCCGGCCGTGGTCCCCCGCATATCGGACGAGCCGCAGTTTCTCGACCGGACCGGCTCGCGCAGGAGCCTCGACAAGGAGGACATCGCCTTTATCTGCGTTCCCATAAAGACCGGCAACGAGGTGATCGGCGCCCTTTCCGTGGACCGCCTGTTCAATGAGACCGTGTCCCTGGAAGAGGACGTGCGGCTTCTCACGATCATATCCTCCGTCATCGCCCAGGCCGTGCGCCTGCGCCAGCTCGCCCAGGAGGAGCTCGAGAAGCTCCGGGAGGAGAACCGGCGCCTCCACGACGAGCTGAAAACGGCGAACCGTCCGGATTCCATCATCGGCAACGCCCGGTCGATGCTGGAGGTGTACTCGCTGGTCGAGCGGGTCCGCGACACGAAGACCACGGTATTGATACTCGGCGAAAGCGGCGTCGGGAAGGAAAAAGTGGCCCAGGCCATACATTACGGCTCCAACCGCGCCGACCGGCCCTTCGTGGCGGTGAACTGCGCCGCCCTTTCCGAATCCCTCATAGAGAGCGAGCTCTTCGGCTACGAGCGGGGCGCCTTCACCGGCGCCGTGGCGTCCCGGAAGGGACGGTTTGAGTTGGCCGACGGCGGCACCCTCTTCCTTGACGAAATGGGCGATCTCCCTTATCTTATGCAGATCAAGCTTCTCCGTGTGATCCAGGAGCGGGCCTTCGAGCGGATCGGCGGCACGGCCACCATAACCGTCGACGTCCGGATCATCGCCGCCACGAACCGCGACCTTGAGTCCCTGGTGCAGGAGGGAAAATTCAGGGAGGATCTCTTTTACCGCCTCAACGTTTTTCCGATCGTGGTGCCGCCCCTGCGGGAGCGCACCTCCGACATCATGCTCCTGTCCGACCATTTTGTCGAGCGGTACGCCGCTCACCACGGCAAGAAGGTGACGCGCATCTCGACGCCGGCCATCGACATGCTGATGTCGTATCACTGGCCCGGAAACGTGCGCGAGCTGGAGAACTGCATCGAGCGGGCGGTCATCCTTACCACCGACGGCGTCATTCACTCCTATCACCTTCCTCCCAGCCTCCAATCGGCGGACGCCGCAGAAAAAAGCGGAAAGGGAACGCTGAAGGACATGGTCTCCACTATCGAGAGAGAAGTCATCGTCGAGGAGCTGAAGCGCTCCAAGGGGAACATGTCAAAGGCGGCCAGGGCCCTGGGCATCACCGAGCGGATCATGGGCCTCCGGGTGGAAAAGTTCGGCATAGACCTGAAGCGCCTCAAGCAGTAG
- a CDS encoding flagellin produces the protein MIINHNVAAIFSHRTLKFHDWNITKDIEKLSSGMRINKAGDDASGLAVSEKMRSQIQGLRQAERNTEDGMSMIQTAEGYLEEVHAILQRIRVLAVQSANGIYTHEDRQLIQVEVSELVDEVDRISSQAEFNKMKLLTGAFARLHPTASMWFHMGPNMHQRERVFIETMTTAALGLRNPTVLTFISISTPGKANSVIGLCDEALRVISKQRADLGAYYNRLEHAAKGLMNAYENVQASESRIRDTDMAEQMSSYVRYQILTRAATSMLAQANAKSQTVMELLR, from the coding sequence ATGATTATAAACCACAACGTTGCGGCCATTTTTTCCCACCGCACCCTCAAGTTTCACGACTGGAACATCACCAAGGACATCGAAAAGCTCTCATCGGGCATGCGGATCAACAAGGCCGGCGATGACGCGTCGGGCCTGGCCGTTTCGGAAAAGATGCGCTCCCAGATCCAGGGCCTCCGACAGGCCGAGCGCAACACCGAGGACGGCATGTCGATGATCCAGACTGCCGAAGGTTACCTCGAAGAAGTGCACGCGATTCTCCAGCGGATCAGGGTGCTGGCGGTGCAGTCGGCCAACGGCATTTACACCCACGAGGACCGTCAGCTGATCCAGGTGGAGGTTTCCGAGCTGGTGGACGAGGTCGACCGGATATCGTCCCAGGCCGAGTTCAACAAGATGAAGCTCCTCACCGGCGCCTTCGCGCGGCTCCACCCGACGGCGTCGATGTGGTTCCACATGGGGCCGAACATGCACCAGCGCGAGCGGGTGTTCATCGAGACCATGACCACGGCGGCCCTGGGCCTCAGGAACCCGACGGTGCTCACCTTCATCTCCATCTCGACGCCGGGCAAGGCCAACTCGGTCATCGGCCTGTGCGACGAGGCGCTGCGGGTGATCTCCAAGCAGCGCGCGGACCTGGGGGCCTACTACAACCGCCTGGAGCACGCGGCCAAGGGCCTGATGAACGCCTACGAGAACGTGCAGGCGTCGGAGTCCCGCATCCGCGACACCGACATGGCGGAGCAGATGTCGTCCTACGTGCGCTACCAGATCCTGACACGGGCGGCCACCTCGATGCTCGCCCAGGCGAACGCGAAGTCGCAGACGGTCATGGAGCTGCTGCGGTAA
- a CDS encoding DUF1846 domain-containing protein: protein MKTIGFDNEKYLNEQRNSILERVKLFDNKLYLEFGGKLMFDYHAARVLPGYDPNVKMRLLQKLSDSADIILCIYAGDIERKKVRADFGITYDADALKLIDDLKDWGISIRAVVITRFENQPAASIFKNKLERQNIKVYTHRYTKGYPTDVDLVVSDEGYGANEYIETISPLVVVTGPGPGSGKMATCLSQVYHDHKRGIRSGYAKFETFPIWNIPLKHPANIAYEAATADIGDFNLIDPFHQEAYGKIAVNYNRDVDTFPVLRRILEKIMGGTSMYRSPTDMGVNCAGFGITDDEAVREASRQEAIRRYFRYSCEYALGFASRETVQRVELLMDELGVRQEDRIVVEPARKAAIEAKEKGKGNEGIYCGAAIELQDGAIVTGKNSPLFHAATSVILNAIKRLAEIPDRIHLLSPQIIESIKSMKGDVLGAKSVSLNLDETLIALSIGAATNPSAHAAMEKLKDLASCEMHMTHIPTPGDEAGLRKLGINLTTEPFFSTKSLFIA, encoded by the coding sequence ATGAAAACAATCGGTTTCGATAACGAAAAATATCTCAATGAACAACGAAATTCGATCCTGGAGAGGGTGAAGCTGTTCGACAACAAGCTGTACCTGGAATTCGGGGGCAAGCTGATGTTCGACTACCATGCGGCGCGGGTCCTCCCCGGGTACGATCCGAACGTGAAGATGCGGCTGCTCCAGAAGCTGTCCGACAGCGCGGACATCATCCTCTGCATCTACGCGGGCGATATCGAGCGGAAAAAAGTGCGGGCCGATTTCGGCATCACCTATGACGCGGACGCTCTCAAGCTCATAGACGACCTGAAGGACTGGGGGATAAGCATCCGCGCGGTGGTGATCACGCGCTTCGAAAACCAGCCGGCCGCGAGCATCTTCAAGAACAAACTGGAGCGCCAGAACATCAAGGTCTACACGCACCGGTACACCAAGGGCTATCCCACCGACGTGGACCTGGTGGTGAGCGACGAGGGATACGGCGCCAACGAGTACATAGAAACGATAAGCCCCCTGGTGGTCGTGACCGGCCCCGGCCCCGGCAGCGGGAAGATGGCCACCTGCCTCTCCCAGGTGTACCACGACCACAAGCGCGGCATCAGGAGCGGGTACGCCAAATTCGAGACCTTCCCGATCTGGAACATCCCGCTGAAGCACCCGGCCAACATCGCCTATGAAGCTGCCACGGCCGATATCGGCGACTTCAACCTCATCGACCCCTTTCACCAGGAGGCCTACGGGAAGATCGCCGTCAACTATAACCGCGACGTGGACACCTTTCCCGTGCTGAGGAGGATCCTGGAAAAGATCATGGGCGGCACGTCGATGTACAGATCACCGACGGACATGGGGGTGAACTGCGCCGGCTTCGGCATCACGGACGATGAAGCCGTGCGCGAGGCCTCCCGGCAGGAGGCGATCCGGCGCTATTTCCGCTATTCCTGCGAGTACGCCCTGGGCTTCGCCAGCAGGGAGACCGTGCAGCGGGTCGAGCTCCTCATGGACGAGCTCGGGGTCAGGCAGGAAGACCGGATCGTGGTGGAGCCGGCGCGGAAGGCCGCGATCGAAGCGAAGGAGAAGGGAAAGGGAAACGAGGGTATATACTGCGGCGCCGCCATCGAGCTCCAGGACGGCGCCATCGTGACCGGGAAGAACTCCCCCCTCTTCCACGCCGCCACGAGCGTCATTCTGAACGCCATCAAGAGGCTCGCGGAGATCCCGGACCGCATTCATCTCCTGTCGCCCCAGATCATCGAGTCCATCAAGAGCATGAAGGGAGACGTGCTGGGAGCAAAATCCGTGAGCCTGAACCTGGATGAGACCCTTATCGCCCTTTCCATCGGCGCCGCCACCAACCCGTCGGCCCACGCCGCCATGGAAAAGCTGAAGGACCTGGCGTCGTGCGAGATGCACATGACCCATATCCCGACCCCCGGCGACGAGGCGGGGCTGCGCAAGCTGGGCATTAACCTCACCACGGAGCCGTTTTTTTCGACAAAGAGCCTATTTATCGCTTAA
- the tnpA gene encoding IS200/IS605 family transposase — MSENTYRDIAFHIVFSTKNREDVITLPMMIQLRAIFKEKAENLGLILHIANGREDHVHLLISAPPKWSVSEIVKNLKGYSSYKFPDMYWQRGYGVFTVDRSSFDRVFKYIQNQ, encoded by the coding sequence ATGTCCGAAAATACATACCGGGATATCGCCTTTCATATAGTTTTTTCAACAAAAAATAGAGAGGATGTCATAACACTGCCAATGATGATTCAACTAAGGGCCATTTTTAAAGAAAAGGCCGAAAATCTTGGTCTGATATTACATATTGCTAACGGCCGGGAAGACCATGTCCATTTGCTGATTTCAGCACCACCGAAATGGAGCGTGTCGGAAATCGTAAAGAATCTGAAGGGTTATTCATCATATAAATTTCCGGATATGTATTGGCAACGGGGATACGGTGTTTTTACCGTTGACCGAAGTTCATTTGACAGGGTGTTTAAATATATTCAGAATCAATAA
- the amt gene encoding ammonium transporter has translation MSKVFTAVSLALFIGVAAMKVFGAETAPAAAVTPNALEAFKKSMQVGVDTAWVLFTAFLVFFMNLGFAMVESGLCRAKNSVNILAKNFIVFAIASLSFWLIGWGLMFGNGNPFIGLEGVFFAGGADNSPALGDAYQGAYKALNWTGVPLWAKFFFQLVFAGTAATIVSGAVAERVKFKSFIVFSFILVAVMYPITGHWIWGGGWLQSLGMFDFAGSSVVHSVGGWAALAGVILLGPRFGKYRADGSVNPIFGHNMSMVTLGGLVLWFGWFGFNPGSTMAVGDGGAIAHVAVTTNTAAATAILSSAVMSWIMQKKPDLSMIINGALAGLVAITAPCAFVSVKSAAVIGLIAGILVVLAVVMFDKLKLDDPVGALSVHLVNGIFGTLAVGLFAQDKITGTATGNGLFFGGGMKLLGAQAIGVVAVGAFTFIVAFAVWFVIKLVMGIKVSREEEIQGLDLGEHGMKGYPDFQGFLTK, from the coding sequence ATGAGTAAAGTTTTCACAGCAGTATCGCTGGCGCTGTTCATCGGCGTTGCGGCGATGAAGGTTTTCGGCGCTGAAACCGCGCCCGCCGCGGCCGTCACGCCGAATGCGCTGGAGGCATTCAAGAAATCGATGCAGGTCGGCGTCGATACGGCCTGGGTGCTCTTCACGGCATTCCTCGTCTTTTTCATGAACCTGGGCTTCGCCATGGTCGAATCCGGGCTCTGCCGCGCCAAGAACTCGGTGAACATCCTGGCGAAGAACTTCATCGTCTTCGCTATCGCGTCACTTTCGTTCTGGCTCATCGGCTGGGGCCTGATGTTCGGCAACGGCAATCCATTCATAGGCCTTGAAGGTGTCTTTTTCGCCGGCGGCGCGGACAACAGCCCGGCTCTGGGCGACGCCTACCAGGGAGCCTACAAGGCCCTTAACTGGACCGGCGTGCCCCTGTGGGCCAAGTTTTTCTTCCAGCTGGTTTTTGCCGGCACCGCGGCGACCATCGTTTCCGGCGCGGTGGCGGAGCGCGTCAAGTTTAAATCATTTATCGTATTCTCATTCATCCTTGTCGCAGTCATGTACCCGATCACCGGGCACTGGATCTGGGGCGGCGGATGGCTCCAGAGCCTCGGCATGTTCGACTTCGCCGGCTCCTCGGTGGTCCATTCCGTGGGAGGCTGGGCGGCCCTGGCCGGCGTCATCCTCCTCGGCCCTCGCTTCGGCAAATACCGCGCCGACGGCTCGGTGAACCCGATCTTCGGCCACAACATGTCGATGGTGACCCTCGGGGGACTGGTGCTCTGGTTCGGATGGTTCGGCTTCAACCCGGGATCCACCATGGCCGTCGGCGACGGCGGCGCCATTGCCCACGTGGCGGTCACCACCAACACGGCGGCCGCGACCGCGATCCTGAGTTCCGCCGTCATGTCATGGATCATGCAGAAGAAGCCCGACCTCTCCATGATCATCAACGGCGCCCTGGCGGGCCTCGTGGCCATCACGGCTCCCTGCGCTTTTGTCAGCGTGAAATCGGCCGCGGTCATCGGTCTCATAGCCGGCATCCTGGTGGTGCTTGCCGTTGTCATGTTCGACAAGCTCAAACTCGACGATCCGGTGGGCGCCCTCTCGGTGCACCTGGTGAACGGAATATTCGGCACCCTGGCAGTGGGACTCTTCGCCCAGGACAAGATCACCGGCACGGCCACGGGGAACGGCCTCTTCTTTGGCGGCGGCATGAAGCTCCTCGGGGCTCAGGCGATCGGCGTCGTGGCCGTGGGGGCCTTCACCTTCATAGTGGCCTTCGCCGTCTGGTTTGTCATCAAGCTGGTCATGGGCATCAAGGTGTCCCGTGAAGAGGAAATACAGGGCCTGGACCTCGGCGAGCACGGCATGAAGGGATATCCCGATTTTCAGGGATTCCTGACCAAGTAA
- a CDS encoding serine/threonine-protein phosphatase has translation MMKPPDSDEQRLKDEFRLSMLNNYLRFSLIGIAVIFVGVAYYISEDYVNGLPRISVFFRLVPVALSAALLAALLSPLRKKAAIIIALYYICLCGLMTMMAGLTVLVAGTGNYETYVLGTVVVILCCYLCSFLGAKYLAPVYALPMAAALAAIIAEGKIPTGRIMIFSNPIIVAGVCCLMAEIQKNIRFREFRSNRIIEGQNELLQKELTLAMAVQRNILPGAMPARRIVDVAAAYIPMIGIGGDLYDFIDFRDDDAFGLFVCDVSGHGVSAALVSSMVKAHLSTVRYACESPAELLRYLNEKLSGQIGDHFVTAFYGIYRRSDRSFTFARGGHSYPVLEHGGEITELRSRGGFLGRFRAMAFEERRVTLEAGDRLILYTDGIIEARDRGGNFYGEERLMESLKENRALEGGVCIDAIIGAVKQYQGRDDFDDDVCIIAMKTL, from the coding sequence ATGATGAAGCCTCCTGATTCCGATGAACAAAGGCTGAAGGACGAGTTTCGCCTTTCGATGCTGAACAACTATCTCAGGTTTTCGCTGATCGGCATTGCCGTTATTTTTGTCGGGGTCGCCTATTACATCTCCGAGGATTATGTGAACGGTCTTCCCCGGATTTCGGTCTTCTTCCGCCTCGTGCCGGTGGCCCTTTCAGCGGCGCTCCTGGCGGCGCTCCTGTCGCCGCTCCGAAAGAAGGCGGCCATCATCATCGCGCTCTATTACATCTGCTTGTGCGGCCTCATGACCATGATGGCCGGCCTGACGGTACTTGTCGCGGGGACCGGCAACTACGAAACCTATGTGCTGGGCACCGTGGTGGTCATCCTCTGCTGCTACCTCTGCAGCTTTCTCGGGGCGAAATATCTCGCCCCGGTCTACGCCCTGCCGATGGCGGCCGCCCTGGCCGCCATCATCGCCGAAGGCAAAATCCCCACGGGCCGCATCATGATATTTTCGAATCCCATCATCGTCGCCGGCGTCTGCTGCCTCATGGCGGAGATCCAGAAGAACATCAGGTTCCGGGAGTTCCGCTCCAACAGGATCATCGAAGGACAGAACGAATTGCTGCAAAAAGAGCTGACGCTGGCCATGGCGGTCCAGCGCAATATCCTGCCGGGGGCGATGCCGGCCCGGAGGATCGTCGATGTGGCGGCGGCCTATATCCCGATGATAGGGATCGGCGGCGACCTCTACGACTTCATCGATTTCAGGGACGACGACGCCTTCGGCCTCTTCGTGTGCGACGTGTCGGGCCACGGGGTGTCGGCGGCCCTGGTGTCGAGCATGGTCAAGGCGCACCTCAGCACCGTGCGCTACGCCTGCGAATCGCCGGCGGAGCTCCTCCGGTATCTGAACGAAAAGCTGTCGGGCCAGATCGGCGACCACTTCGTCACCGCCTTCTACGGCATCTACCGCCGGTCGGACCGCTCCTTCACCTTCGCCCGCGGGGGCCACAGCTACCCGGTGCTGGAGCATGGCGGCGAAATAACGGAGCTCCGGAGCAGGGGCGGCTTTCTCGGCAGGTTCAGGGCCATGGCCTTCGAGGAGCGGCGGGTCACCCTCGAGGCCGGGGACCGCCTCATCCTCTACACGGACGGCATCATCGAGGCCCGGGACCGCGGGGGTAACTTCTACGGCGAGGAGCGGCTCATGGAGTCCCTCAAGGAGAACCGGGCCCTGGAGGGGGGCGTCTGCATCGACGCTATCATCGGCGCGGTGAAACAATACCAGGGCCGCGATGATTTTGATGACGATGTGTGTATTATAGCCATGAAGACGCTCTGA